In Electrophorus electricus isolate fEleEle1 chromosome 1, fEleEle1.pri, whole genome shotgun sequence, a single window of DNA contains:
- the crebbpb gene encoding CREB binding protein b isoform X1 produces the protein MAENLLDIGPPNAKRPKLNSPALSSSDGPDLGSLFDLENDLPDELIPNGDVGLVSMPSNGDGGIGSRMGGMVPDAAAKHKQLSQLLQSASSSNLASGLNSVSPQPNMGGQLGALCKSPMGQASPSHPSQPQKSVGTTSGQGNSSSPGMSLNAGFNQAMLNNNQSHGLMGQNMAQQGQMMNGMMGPVGRGRAAPGMQYQGQTMQGAPVGGGGGPGASVSGSVLAETLTQGAPQMGAHNTINPQQAGNMNKMGLGSSNGPFGQQYVQGTVQQMTAAGVNAQLQNKAALSNSLQTTLKGASSVPNLLHQQVPSVGMLPGQGTPVAGPTADPEKRKLIQQQLVLLLHAHKCQRREQANGEVRPCALPHCRTMKNVLNHMTHCQAGKSCQVAHCASSRQIISHWKNCTRHDCPVCLPLKTASDKRNQQPMLSSPSTGMQAPMGAVGASQPTAPNLNSATHIDPSSMQRAYAALGLPYVNQSVPQTQVLGQPAPQTQQQQQLRSMNTLGTNQMSMGGNGMGVPTGDQTSLHTDSSLPSSLNNQLMSDGSTVGGMGNLPSATAPSMPGMKKAWHEHVTQDLRNHLVHKLVQAIFPTPDPAALKDRRMENLVAYARKVEGDMYESANSRDEYYHLLAEKIYKIQKELEEKRKSRLQKQPPMGVQQPGLPQPNAMGPTQTIRPPNGPVPMSSVPNQMMGRMQVPQGLNQFNPMAMQNVQMSQSPVGSRAASPMNHPAQMNMASVPAQMGMSPSRMLQGQSMMGAHANNMVGQTSNQNQFMNQTQFSASAAGMNVNVTLAQQAGQAAGTQPQQSNSNLSLNALGSLAPQLPCGPAGQAALRATPPPPTSSQVAPNLQQHQAQPSTPASTGGQATPTHIPSGLPRPPSALGSSPAPSQPLTPLQSQPEPPMQMQQPASEQAQHPTTPLSQAAGSVDNRVPTPASVAESHSQQTLPDFPPAENKAESGEDEQDFETGKKRPEFKTEDDDVKPLPVKKEEPESSEPKQEPMETEEKKPEIKAEAKEEEDTEPSSTSSTQSAQTRKKIFKPEELRQALMPTLEALYRQDPESLPFRQPVDPMLLGIPDYFDIVKNPIDLSTIKRKLDTGQYQEPWQYVDDIWLMFNNAWLYNRKTSRVYKYCSKLAEVFEQEIDPVMQGLGYCCGRKYEFSPQTLCCYGKQLCTISRDGTYYSYQNRYHFCEKCFNEIQGDSVTLGDDPAQPQTMISKEQFEKKKNDMLDPEPFVECKDCGRKMHQICVLHYDVIWPSGFVCDNCLKKSGKARKENKFSAKRLQTTRLGTYIEDRVNKYLKRQNHPEAGEVFVRVVASSDKTVEVKPGMKSRFVDSREMPDSFPYRTKALFAFEEIDGVDVCFFGMHVQEYGSECPFPNTRRVYISYLDSIHFFKPRMLRTAVYHEILIGYLEYVKKLGYVTGHIWACPPSEGDDYIFHCHPPDQKIPKPKRLQEWYRKMLDKAFAERIIHDYKDIFKQATEDRLMSAYELPYFEGDFWPNVLEESIKELEQEEEERKKEESTASSETVEGAQADSKNAKKKNNKKTNKNKSSVSRANKKKPGMPNVANDLSQKLYATMEKHKEVFFVIHLHAGPVINTLPPIMDPDPLLTCDLMDGRDAFLTLARDKHWEFSSLRRCKWSSMCMLVELHNQGQDRFVYTCNECKHHVETRWHCTVCEDFDLCINCYNSKGHEHPMVKWGLGLDDDNNSQSSEASKSPQESRRLSIQRCIQSLVHACQCRNANCSLPSCQKMKRVVQHTKGCKRKTNGGCPVCKQLIALCCYHAKHCPENKCPVPFCLNIKHKLRQQQLQQRLQQAQMMRRRMALMQGRAMPQPSPNSGAPDTPSTQPPTPQQQQPNTPQTPQPMPSQIQPQPQNMASMPQAFAGSGRVSQPPTPGSQGKPGPQSSPLHQQQSPLPMGTQQPAQPPPPQQQASLAALKVARQIEMAAKAKQQQQQQQQQQQQQQQPPDFRLNMNGMPMNQPRMMVPMPVMGPRGPQPMQGMQSPPWGASMQGPMQNPQAPPPQQVAAQQASLAPQQPQVTQSPQQAQLMQRAMMQQQAPRPMPGVMPQQQVPPQGSQQPPRGVASNIPPGALQELLRTLKSPSSPQQQQQVLNILKSNPHLMAAFIKQRTAKYQASQPQQAQAQPGPQAMLAGQPTMQNMAMQSGPAPRPAMPPQQPQQAPAQGMATMGPQGQLMNAAHNGNQQLYRRQLLRLQQQQQQQQQQQQQQQQGAMPPGQGRFPQPQGAASYSQIRMQQQLAMQSASGPMGQMAGMAQMGQPAMGMDTTQNMIQQRMLQQQQQQQQQQIPQQMLKQQIGSPPPQATSMSPQPHMLPGQQQGTHLPGQSMVNPLGNQVRSPAPVQSPRPPSQQPPHSSPSPRMQPQPSPQHASLHSSSPHPGLGAPMPGAMEQQAHICTPEQSAMLPQLNTPNRRGLTNDLSMVGDTTGDTLEKFVEGL, from the exons ATGGCTGAAAACCTATTGGATATCGGACCCCCCAACGCAAAGCGTCCTAAGCTCAATTCACCTGCTCTTTCTTCATCCGATGGTCCAG ACTTGGGGTCCTTATTCGACTTGGAAAATGACCTCCCAGATGAGCTGATACCCAATGGAGATGTGGGGCTGGTGTCCATGCCCTCTAATGGAGATGGTGGAATTGGTAGCAGGATGGGCGGAATGGTCCCAGATGCAGCTGCCAAACACAAGCAGCTCTCCCAGCTCCTTCAGTCAGCCAGCAGCTCCAACCTGGCCAGCGGCCTCAACTCTGTCAGTCCTCAGCCCAACATGGGTGGGCAGCTGGGTGCCCTGTGCAAGAGTCCCATGGGCCAGGCTTCTCCGAGTCACCCATCCCAACCTCAGAAGTCTGTCGGAACCACAAGTGGCCAAGGCAACAGCAGCAGTCCAGGCATGAGCCTCAACGCTGGCTTCAACCAGGCCATGCTAAACAACAACCAGAGCCATGGACTCATGGGCCAGAACATGGCCCAGCAAGGGCAAATGATGAACGGCATGATGGGGCCAGTAGGTCGAGGCAGAGCGGCTCCGGGGATGCAGTACCAGGGCCAGACCATGCAGGGTGCACCggtgggaggtggaggtgggccAGGCGCCAGTGTGTCAGGCAGTGTGCTGGCTGAGACACTCACCCAAGGAGCTCCTCAGATGGGTGCACATAACACCATCAACCCTCAGCAGGCTGGAAACATGAACAAG ATGGGTCTGGGCTCTTCTAATGGCCCTTTTGGGCAGCAGTACGTACAGGGGACAGTGCAGCAGATGACCGCGGCTGGTGTTAATGCACAGCTCCAGAACAAAGCAGCTCTCTCCAACAGCTTACAGACCACTCTAAAGGGTGCTTCCAGTGTGCCAAATCTG CTCCATCAGCAGGTGCCCTCTGTGGGCATGCTCCCCGGCCAGGGCACGCCCGTCGCTGGTCCGACGGCTGACCCAGAGAAGCGCAAGCTgatccagcagcagctggtcCTGCTGCTCCACGCCCACAAGTGCCAGCGGCGCGAGCAGGCCAACGGCGAGGTGCGCCCCTGCGCCCTTCCCCACTGCCGCACCATGAAGAATGTCCTCAATCACATGACTCACTGCCAGGCTGGCAAGTCCTGCCAAG TGGCGCATTGTGCGTCCTCTAGACAGATTATTTCCCACTGGAAGAACTGCACTCGGCACGACTGCCCTGTCTGCCTTCCCCTGAAGACTGCCAGTGATAAGAGAAACCAACAGC CTATGCTGAGTTCCCCCAGCACTGGCATGCAAGCACCCATGGGGGCAGTGGGTGCCAGCCAGCCTACCGCACCCAACCTCAACAGCGCCACCCACATAGACCCCAGCTCTATGCAGAGAGCGTATGCGGCCCTGGGCCTCCCCTACGTGAACCAGTCTGTACCGCAGACACAGGTCTTGGGCCAGCCGGCTCCACAGacccagcagcagcaacagctgaGGTCCATGAACACGCTAG GCACTAACCAGATGAGCATGGGGGGGAACGGTATGGGCGTACCCACTGGCGATCAGACGAGTCTCCACACTGACTCATCCCTCCCCTCATCCCTCAACAA CCAGCTGATGTCAGACGGCTCCACCGTGGGAGGCATGGGGAACCTGCCATCAGCAACGGCGCCCTCTATGCCTGGCATGAAGAAGGCTTGGCATGAGCACGTCACTCAGGACCTGCGCAACCACCTCGTGCACAAACT AGTTCAAGCCATATTCCCCACTCCAGACCCTGCAGCACTGAAGGACAGACGAATGGAGAACTTGGTGGCGTATGCCCGGAAGGTGGAGGGTGACATGTATGAGTCTGCCAACAGCAGG gatgAGTATTACCACTTACTAGCTGAGAAGATCTATAAGATTCAGAAGGAActggaagagaagaggaaatcCAGACTACAGAAACAGCCTCCCATGGGGGTGCAGCAGCCTGGTCTTCCCCAGCCTAATGCCATGGGACCCACACAAACCATTCGGCCACCAA ATGGACCTGTGCCTATGTCCAGTGTGCCAAACCAAATGATGGGCCGTATGCAGGTTCCTCAAG GGTTAAATCAGTTTAATCCCATGGCAATGCAGAACGTGCAGATGTCTCAGTCGCCGGTCGGATCCCGTGCAGCTTCCCCAATGAACCACCCAGCTCAAATGAACATGGCATCTGTTCCTGCG CAGATGGGTATGTCTCCTTCAAGGATGCTGCAAGGCCAAAGCATGATGGGAGCCCATGCAAACAACATGGTGGGCCAGACATCCAACCAGAACCAGTTTATGAACCAGACACAGTTCTCAGCTTCTGCAGCGGgcatgaatgtgaatgtgacccTGGCCCAGCAGGCAGGACAGGCCGCTGGTACACAG CCTCAGCAGTCGAACTCTAACCTCTCCCTGAATGCTCTGGGCTCCCTGGCTCCCCAGCTGCCCTGTGGCCCAGCGGGCCAGGCTGCCCTGCGTGccactcctccacctcccactTCCTCCCAAGTAGCCCCCAACCTGCAGCAGCACCAGGCTCAGCCATCCACACCCGCCTCCACTGGGGGCCAggccacccccacacacatccccagtGGCCTCCCTCGCCCCCCGTCCGCTCTGGGctcctctcctgccccctcCCAGCCGCTCACACCCCTGCAGTCCCAGCCTGAGCCCCCCATGCAGATGCAGCAACCAGCCTCTGAGCAAGCGCAGCACCCCACCACTCCG CTCTCTCAGGCAGCAGGTAGCGTGGATAATCGGGTCCCCACACCTGCGTCGGTGGCCGAGAGCCACTCCCAACAGACATTGCCAGATTTCCCCCCCGCTGAGAACAAAGCGGAGTCAGGAGAAGACGAGCAGGACTTTGAGACTGGCAAGAAACGACCCGAGTTCAAGACGGAG GATGATGATGTCAAGCCTTTACCTGTGAAgaaggaggagccagagagTTCAGAGCCTAAGCAGGAGCCaatggagacagaggagaagaaacCAGAGATAAAGGCAGAGGCCAAAGAAGAGGAGGACACAGAGCCCTCCAGTACTTCATCCACTCAGTCTGCCCAGACACGCAAGAAAA TCTTTAAGCCTGAAGAGCTGAGACAGGCCCTGATGCCCACGTTGGAGGCTCTGTATAGGCAGGATCCGGAGTCACTGCCCTTCCGCCAGCCCGTGGACCCCATGCTTCTGGGCATTCCG GACTACTTTGATATTGTAAAGAATCCCATTGACTTGTCAACCATCAAGCGAAAGCTGGACACGGGGCAGTACCAGGAGCCGTGGCAGTATGTAGACGACATCTGGCTGATGTTCAACAATGCTTGGCTCTACAACCGCAAGACTTCAAGGGTCTACAAATATTGTTCCAAACTGGCTGAGGTGTTTGAGCAGGAGATTGACCCAGTCATGCAGGGTCTGGGCTATTGCTGTGGGAGAAAG TATGAGTTCTCACCTCAGACTCTGTGCTGCTATGGCAAGCAGCTATGCACCATCTCCAGAGACGGCACATATTACAGCTACCAGAACAG GTATCACTTTTGTGAGAAGTGCTTCAACGAGATCCAGGGTGACAGCGTCACCCTTGGGGATGACCCTGCACAGCCACAGAC TATGATTTCAAAGGAACAgtttgagaaaaagaaaaatgacatgtTGGACCCGGAGCC GTTTGTTGAATGTAAAGACTGCGGGCGTAAGATGCATCAGATCTGTGTGCTGCACTATGATGTCATCTGGCCGTCAGG GTTTGTCTGTGACAATTGTCTTAAGAAGTCGGGGAAAGCAAGAAAGGAGAACAAGTTTTCTGCTAAAA GATTACAGACTACAAGGCTTGGCACGTATATAGAGGACCGTGTGAATAAATACTTGAAGAGGCAGAACCACCCTGAGGCTGGTGAGGTCTTTGTGCGGGTTGTGGCCAGCTCTGACAAGACGGTTGAAGTCAAACCTGGGATGAAATCTAG GTTTGTTGACTCGAGGGAGATGCCAGACAGTTTTCCATACCGAACCAAAGCACTTTTTGCATTTGAAGAGATAGAtggagtggatgtgtgtttCTTTGGCATGCATGTCCAAGAGTATGGCTCTGAGTGCCCCTTCCCCAACACCAG gCGGGTATACATATCATATCTCGACAGTATTCACTTCTTCAAGCCTAGGATGCTCAGAACTGCTGTCTACCATGAAATCCTGATCGGGTATCTGGAGTATGTCAAGAAACTTGG ATATGTGACGGGTCACATCTGGGCCTGCCCCCCAAGTGAAGGAGATGATTACATATTCCACTGTCACCCTCCTGATCAGAAGATCCCCAAGCCCAAGAGACTCCAGGAGTGGTACCGCAAAATGTTGGACAAAGCCTTTGCAGAAAGAATCATTCACGACTACAAG GACATCTTCAAGCAGGCAACAGAGGATCGGCTGATGAGCGCTTATGAGCTGCCGTACTTTGAGGGGGACTTCTGGCCTAACGTGCTGGAGGAGAGCATCaaggagctggagcaggaggaggaggagcggaAGAAAGAGGAAAGCACCGCATCTTCAGAGACAGTGGAG GGGGCCCAAGCTGACAGTAAGAATGCcaaaaagaagaacaacaaGAAGACTAACAAAAACAAGAGCAGTGTGAGTCGAGCTAACAAGAAGAAACCTGGGATGCCGAATGTAGCAAACGACCTGTCACAGAAGCTGTATGCAACGATGGAGAAACACAAGGAG GTCTTCTTTGTGATCCACCTCCACGCCGGCCCGGTGATCAACACCTTACCACCCATCATGGACCCTGACCCCTTGTTGACCTGCGACCTGATGGATGGGCGTGACGCCTTCCTGACGCTGGCACGTGACAAGCACTGGGAGTTCAGCTCGCTGCGCCGCTGCAAATGGAGCAGCATGTGCATGCTGGTGGAGCTCCACAACCAGGGCCAGGACCGCTTCGTCTACACCTGCAACGAGTGCAAGCACCATGTGGAGACACGCTGGCACTGCACCGTCTGTGAG gacttTGACCTATGCATTAACTGCTACAACTCTAAGGGCCATGAGCATCCAATGGTGAAGTGGGGTCTAGGCCTCGACGATGACAACAACAGCCAGAGCAGTGAGGCCTCCAAGAGCCCGCAGGAGAGCCGGCGCCTGAGCATCCAGCGCTGCATCCAGTCACTGGTGCATGCCTGCCAGTGCCGCAATGCTAACTGCTCTCTGCCATCCTGCCAGAAGATGAAGCGGGTGGTGCAGCACACCAAGGGCTGCAAGCGCAAGACCAATGGTGGCTGCCCTGTGTGCAAGCAGCTCATCGCACTGTGCTGCTACCATGCCAAGCACTGCCCCGAGAACAAGTGCCCCGTACCCTTCTGCCTCAACATCAAGCACAAGCTCCGCCAGCAGCAACTGCAACAGCGGCTGCAGCAGGCGCAGATGATGCGGCGACGCATGGCACTGATGCAGGGCCGGGCCATGCCTCAGCCCTCGCCCAACTCAGGAGCCCCTGATACGCCCAGCACCCAGCCTCCAACaccccagcagcagcagcccaaCACGCCGCAGACCCCACAGCCGATGCCCAGCCAGATCCAGCCGCAGCCCCAGAACATGGCCAGCATGCCCCAGGCCTTCGCCGGAAGCGGCCGTGTCAGCCAGCCACCCACCCCGGGCTCGCAAGGCAAGCCGGGCCCGCAGTCCTCCCCGCTACATCAGCAGCAGTCGCCCCTGCCCATGGGGACACAGCAGCCGGCCCAGCCACCACCACCGCAGCAGCAAGCCTCTCTGGCCGCCCTCAAGGTGGCTCGGCAGATAGAGATGGCAGCCAAGgccaagcagcagcagcagcagcagcagcagcagcaacagcagcagcagcagccgccAGACTTTCGGCTCAACATGAACGGCATGCCCATGAACCAGCCGCGCATGATGGTGCCCATGCCGGTGATGGGGCCACGGGGGCCTCAGCCCATGCAGGGCATGCAGTCGCCCCCGTGGGGTGCCAGCATGCAGGGCCCCATGCAGAACCCCCAGGCTCCTCCGCCGCAGCAGGTGGCCGCCCAACAGGCCTCTCTGGCCCCTCAGCAGCCTCAGGTAACACAGTCACCTCAGCAGGCCCAGCTCATGCAGCGGGCCATGATGCAGCAGCAAGCGCCCAGGCCCATGCCGGGCGTCATGCCGCAGCAGCAGGTGCCTCCTCAGGGCTCGCAGCAGCCCCCAAGAGGCGTGGCGAGCAACATCCCACCAGGGGCCCTGCAGGAACTGCTCCGCACGCTCAAGTCACCCAGCTCGccgcagcaacagcagcaggtcCTCAACATCCTCAAGTCCAACCCGCACCTCATGGCCGCCTTCATCAAACAGCGGACAGCCAAGTACCAGGCCAGCCAGCCCCAGCAGGCCCAGGCCCAACCCGGTCCACAGGCCATGCTCGCCGGCCAACCGACCATGCAGAACATGGCCATGCAGTCGGGCCCTGCCCCGAGGCCCGCTATGCCCCCCCAGCAACCTCAGCAAGCTCCTGCACAGGGTATGGCCACCATGGGCCCACAGGGCCAGCTCATGAATGCCGCGCACAATGGCAACCAGCAGCTTTATCGCCGACAGCTTTTGCgtctgcagcagcagcagcagcagcagcagcagcagcagcaacaacagcaacagggAGCTATGCCCCCTGGGCAGGGGCGGTTCCCCCAGCCCCAAGGCGCAGCCAGCTACTCTCAGATCCgcatgcagcagcagctggCGATGCAGAGCGCCAGTGGGCCTATGGGTCAGATGGCAGGCATGGCCCAGATGGGCCAACCGGCCATGGGCATGGACACGACACAGAACATGATCCAGCAACGCATGctccagcagcaacagcagcagcagcaacagcagatCCCTCAGCAAATGCTAAAGCAGCAGATCggctcaccaccaccacaggcCACCTCCATGAGCCCCCAGCCGCACATGCTCCCCGGACAGCAGCAGGGCACACACCTGCCTGGCCAGTCTATGGTCAACCCGCTGGGGAACCAGGTGAGGTCGCCCGCCCCGGTGCAATCCCCCCGGCCTCCGTCCCAGCAGCCCCCACATTCCAGCCCATCCCCACGCATGCAGCCCCAGCCTTCTCCTCAGCATGCCTCCCTGCACTCCAGCTCGCCCCACCCCGGGCTGGGCGCACCCATGCCCGGCGCC